The following nucleotide sequence is from Tardiphaga alba.
GTCATGCGCTGGGCGAGAACGCCGGCGAAGGGCGAGACGCGGTCGTAAGGCTGGCAGTCCCAGGCCGGGAATTGCAGCACCGGCAGATCCGGCGCGAAGAATTGCAGCGCGCGCGCAAGCTGCTGCATGCGCGGGCCGTCGCGGCACACGACCGCGAGGCTCACCGCCGGCGGCTTCGGCTTGGCGGCGACGGCACGGGCGAGATCGGCAACGATCAGGCCTTCGGCGCCTTCGCTCACATTGGCAAAGGTCAGCGCCTTGCCGGGCAGGAGCTGCGAGGCCGGCGAGGCAACAGGAGATTTCATCAGACCTTGTCCAGATTGCGGAACTCTTTGATCCGCTCGAACAGCGGCGTGTGGTATTCCGGCGCCAGCTGGGTGTCGCCGACAAAGGCCGGATAGAGTTCGGGATCCTCAAGGGCGATCAGTGCTTCGAGCTGGGTGAGCTCCAAATCTGCGAGAATGCCGATCTCGGCATCGGCAAAGCGGCCGAGGATCAGGTCCATCTCGCGCGTGCCGCGATGCCAGCAGCGATACAAAAGCCGCTTGCGGCGATCATCCAGCCCGTTGCTCGATCGTGTCGTACCCGTCATTCGTTCGTTCCCAAGCGGCTGAAGTTCAACGCCAAAAGCCCGGACATGCCGGGCCGGGTGCATATAGCGAGCGCCTGCCCCGTTGTCAGCACCTCACGCACGCAAAGCGGGCCTGCGCGGATTGCTTTCGCTCCAAAATGCCGCCAAGTCTGGCGGTATCCGGCGAATTCTGCCGTTCCATGAGTCGGTCCATGCGCCCAGAAGTCCTCAACGCCCTGTTCGCACCGATCACGGCCATGACCGGGATCGGCCCCAAACAGGAAAAACTGTTCCGCTTCCTGCTCGGTCGCGACGAGACCCCGCGCATCGTCGATCTGCTGCTGCACCTGCCCGCGAGCGTCATCGACCGCCGCCAGCGGCCGAAGATCAACGAGGCCGAGATCGGCGCCATGGTGACGCTGGAGGTCATCGTCGAGCGTCATCGCCCGCCGCCGCCCGGCCGCTCCCGCGCGCCTCATCTGGTCTACTGCGCCGACGATACCGGCACGGTGATCCTGACCTATTTCCGCACCTATCCCGGCCAGATCGAGAAACTGCTGCCCGAGGGTGAGAAGCGCTACGTCTCCGGCACCACGCAGCTGTTCGACGGCATGCTGCAGATGACCCATCCCGATCGCGTGGTGGATGAGGAAGGATTTGCCAAGCTCACCGGCATCGATGCGGTCTATCCGCTCACACAAGGGCTCGCGATCACCGCGCTGCGCAAGGCGATCGCGCAGGCGCTGACCAAGCTGCCGGACCTGCCGGAATGGATCGGCGCCGACGTCCTTCGTCGCTGCAAGTTTCCATCCTTTGCGGACGCGCTCCAGCGCGTGCACGTCCCGCAGGAACTGACCGACATCCTGCCGGACGGCCCGTTCTGGTCGCGCCTTGCCTATGACGAGCTGCTGGCCGGCCAGCTCGCGCTGGCGCTGGTGCGCGCGCAGTTGCGGCGTCCGGCCGGCGACCGCAATGCCGGCGATGGCGCATTGCGCCGGAAAATCATCGATGCCCTGCCCTATGCGCTGACGCCGTCGCAGCAGCAGGCATCGGCCGCCATCGCTGATGATCTCACGCAGCCCGTGCGCATGCTGCGCCTGCTGCAGGGCGATGTCGGCTCGGGCAAGACGGTGGTCGCACTGCTTGCTGCGGCGGCCGTGGCGGAGGTCGGCAAGCAGACCGCCCTGATGGCGCCCACGGAAATCCTCGCGCGCCAGCACGTCAAGACCATCGCACCGCTGGCCGAACGGGCCGGCCTCACCGTCGCGATCCTGACGGGCCGCGAAAAGGGCCGCGAGCGCAAGGACATTTTGGCGCGGCTGGAGTCTGGCGAGATCGATTTTCTCGTCGGCACCCATGCGCTGATCCAGGACGACGTGATCTTCAAGTCGCTCGCCCTCGCCGTGGTCGATGAGCAGCATCGCTTCGGCGTGCGCGAGCGCCTCGCACTCACCAACAAAGGCAACGCCGTGGACGTGCTGGTGCTGTCGGCGACGCCGATCCCGCGCACGCTGGTGCTGACCTATTTCGGCGACATGGACATTTCCGAGCTGCGTGAAAAGCCCGCCGGACGCCAGCCCATCGAGACGCGAACGTTTTCCGCGAGCCGCCTGCAGGAGATCATCGACGGCGTCGGCCGTGCGGTGGACAGCGGCAAGCTGATCTACTGGATCGTGCCACTGGTCGAAGAGTCCGAGATGGACGGCCCAAAACTCACCAATGCCGAGGAGCGTTTCGAAAGCCTGCAGCAGCGTTTCGGCGACAAGGTCGGCCTCGTCCATGGCCGCATGCGCGGGCCGGAAAAGGACGCCGCCATGGCGCGCTTTGCTGCCGGCGAAACACAGATCCTCGTGGCCACCACGGTGGTGGAAGTCGGCGTCGATGTGCCGGCGGCAACCATCATGGTCATCGAGAATGCCGAGCGTTTCGGCCTCGCGCAATTGCATCAGCTGCGCGGCCGCATCGGCCGCGGCTCAGAAACATCGACCTGCCTGCTGCTCTATCGCGAGCCGCTGGGCGAGATCGCCAAGAAGCGCCTCACGGTGATCAAGGATTCGACCGATGGTTTTCGGATCGCCGAGGAAGACCTCAAGCTGCGCGGCGAAGGCGATGTGCTGGGCACGCGGCAATCAGGCCTGCCCGGCTATCGCATCGCGCGCTCGGAAGTGCATGCGCAGCTGATCACGCAAGCCCGTGACGAGGCGCTGCGGATCATGAAGGACAACCCGAAACTCACGGGTGAACGCGGCGAAGCGCTGCGCTGCCTGCTCTATCTGTATGAGCGCGATGAAGCGATTTCGCTGCTCGGTGCTGGATAGTCGGGCAACGTGTTTTTGCTCGGGAGCCCGTCGCACGACGACACGATGTTGCCGTGCGACGGTGATCCGGCCTCTAGTTCTCTCGCTCTAGACTACCACTACGCTTGCCTCGCATCCGGTATAGCTGTCCGACCATTGGATCGCCCATGGCAACAGTACCGGGACATCCCGGTGATCTCGTCAGGGATGGTGGCAAGAGCCTGGCTTTCGTTGGCACAGCGTGGGCAAACGTCAACGACCCTGCCCTTCAAGAATAAAGCCCGCCGTCGCCTTTGGCGCAGGCTGATCGTTTGCAGCCGAAGTGCTGCGAACGATGACTGCCTCACAGTTTTTTTTTGAAAACGTAACCTGCCAAACAAGTCAGCACAGGTCCGCAGCGCTACGCTTCATCTGGAATTTGACGCCGACCTCACCGACCACCACAAACCCAAGCCGCTCGTAGAGCCTGCGTGCCGGATTATTTTTCAGCACAGTCAGGAAAATCGGTACACCCATCTTCGACCATCTCGCCAGAAGATGCTCAAGCACATGCGTACCAATGCCTTTTCCTTGGTGGTCAGGCGCAATGAAGAACTGCTGAAGCAAAACTCCTGTCTTTGTGATTTGTGCCTCAAACCAACCGATGGCTTGCCCCTCGAAAACGATGACCTCCGAAGCTTCGGTCGTCCATTGTGACGCGAAACTTTCACGTTGCTTTGCATCGTCCCACGTCATGAGCTCCGCCGCGTAGGGCTCCATGGTCGCGACATAGAGATCAAGCGCCATCGCAAAGTCGCTCTGCTGAGCCGGCTTAAGTTCAAGTCCACTAGCTATCCTATGCATGAAGCGCTACTCGTCTGCCAATACATCCTGCAAAGCCAGCAGCGCCTCCTTGAGCGGCGGAAGCTCGTTCTTCAAC
It contains:
- a CDS encoding FAD assembly factor SdhE, with the protein product MTGTTRSSNGLDDRRKRLLYRCWHRGTREMDLILGRFADAEIGILADLELTQLEALIALEDPELYPAFVGDTQLAPEYHTPLFERIKEFRNLDKV
- the recG gene encoding ATP-dependent DNA helicase RecG, which produces MRPEVLNALFAPITAMTGIGPKQEKLFRFLLGRDETPRIVDLLLHLPASVIDRRQRPKINEAEIGAMVTLEVIVERHRPPPPGRSRAPHLVYCADDTGTVILTYFRTYPGQIEKLLPEGEKRYVSGTTQLFDGMLQMTHPDRVVDEEGFAKLTGIDAVYPLTQGLAITALRKAIAQALTKLPDLPEWIGADVLRRCKFPSFADALQRVHVPQELTDILPDGPFWSRLAYDELLAGQLALALVRAQLRRPAGDRNAGDGALRRKIIDALPYALTPSQQQASAAIADDLTQPVRMLRLLQGDVGSGKTVVALLAAAAVAEVGKQTALMAPTEILARQHVKTIAPLAERAGLTVAILTGREKGRERKDILARLESGEIDFLVGTHALIQDDVIFKSLALAVVDEQHRFGVRERLALTNKGNAVDVLVLSATPIPRTLVLTYFGDMDISELREKPAGRQPIETRTFSASRLQEIIDGVGRAVDSGKLIYWIVPLVEESEMDGPKLTNAEERFESLQQRFGDKVGLVHGRMRGPEKDAAMARFAAGETQILVATTVVEVGVDVPAATIMVIENAERFGLAQLHQLRGRIGRGSETSTCLLLYREPLGEIAKKRLTVIKDSTDGFRIAEEDLKLRGEGDVLGTRQSGLPGYRIARSEVHAQLITQARDEALRIMKDNPKLTGERGEALRCLLYLYERDEAISLLGAG
- a CDS encoding GNAT family N-acetyltransferase codes for the protein MALDLYVATMEPYAAELMTWDDAKQRESFASQWTTEASEVIVFEGQAIGWFEAQITKTGVLLQQFFIAPDHQGKGIGTHVLEHLLARWSKMGVPIFLTVLKNNPARRLYERLGFVVVGEVGVKFQMKRSAADLC